The following coding sequences are from one Paenibacillus stellifer window:
- a CDS encoding ATP-binding protein yields MNFWRSLVGKLWVTIICLVAIVLMTLGLFLLPYIDSKFSNSGAIKRLYMYTGMIGFSMTTVFALFLFTKITQPMQRLIEAANSIRKGEYGTRVNVVTSDEIGVLATSFNHMAAELEGNIRSLNHEKSLLSSVLRSMSDPVITFDNEGSIVLTNPHGQELLEQWSDLKWEHEGEEAFPETSGGLAGIPLPLRPLFLKTQEDGGDYSDNVHVRQGVWSVHMAPLYTDNEIQGAVAVLRDVTEEVRLEKMRRDFLANVSHEIRTPLSMMQGYSEALLDGMAASPEESSELIQVIHDESLRMGRLVKDLLDLARMEAGHTDMSRAVVNVSELLERIYRKFSVRAKERNIDLRCIRKSSELWLHDGDEDKLEQVLTNLLDNAFRHTPAGKRIDIVADWIAQSNRSEIEIEVRDEGAGIPSADLPFIFERFYKADKARVRGESVGTGLGLAIVKNIVESHGGHISAASRLGEGTCFTMRLPVEKP; encoded by the coding sequence GTGAATTTCTGGAGAAGCCTTGTCGGTAAGCTGTGGGTGACGATTATTTGTCTCGTCGCGATTGTGCTGATGACGCTCGGGCTGTTTCTGCTTCCGTATATTGACAGCAAATTTTCCAATTCGGGAGCGATCAAGCGGCTGTATATGTACACGGGCATGATCGGATTCTCCATGACAACCGTCTTCGCGCTCTTTCTGTTCACCAAGATTACGCAGCCGATGCAGCGCCTCATCGAGGCGGCTAACTCGATACGCAAGGGTGAGTATGGAACCCGCGTGAATGTGGTGACAAGCGACGAGATCGGAGTGCTGGCTACTTCCTTCAATCATATGGCCGCAGAGCTGGAGGGCAACATCCGAAGCCTTAATCATGAAAAAAGCTTGCTGTCCAGCGTACTCCGAAGCATGAGTGATCCCGTAATTACGTTCGACAACGAGGGCTCCATCGTGCTGACCAATCCCCATGGCCAGGAGCTTCTGGAGCAGTGGAGCGATTTGAAATGGGAGCATGAAGGGGAAGAAGCTTTCCCTGAAACCTCCGGCGGACTTGCCGGAATTCCGCTTCCGCTGCGGCCGCTCTTCCTGAAGACACAGGAGGACGGGGGCGACTACAGCGATAATGTGCATGTCCGGCAGGGCGTATGGTCCGTGCACATGGCGCCGCTGTATACGGACAATGAAATTCAAGGCGCGGTGGCGGTGCTTCGCGATGTGACCGAAGAGGTGCGGCTTGAGAAGATGCGCAGGGATTTCCTGGCGAATGTCTCCCATGAAATCCGCACTCCGCTGTCGATGATGCAGGGCTATAGTGAGGCGCTGCTGGATGGAATGGCGGCCTCACCGGAGGAGAGCAGCGAGCTGATCCAGGTCATTCACGACGAGTCGCTTCGGATGGGCAGGCTGGTCAAAGATCTTCTGGATTTGGCCCGCATGGAAGCCGGCCATACCGATATGAGCCGGGCGGTCGTGAACGTGAGTGAACTGCTGGAGCGTATTTACCGTAAGTTCTCTGTCCGGGCGAAGGAACGGAATATCGATCTCCGCTGTATTCGGAAGAGCAGCGAGCTGTGGCTTCACGATGGGGATGAAGACAAGCTGGAGCAGGTGCTCACCAATCTGCTCGACAATGCGTTCCGCCATACTCCAGCCGGGAAACGGATCGATATCGTCGCCGACTGGATCGCCCAGTCGAACCGTTCGGAGATTGAGATCGAAGTGCGCGATGAAGGAGCGGGCATTCCGTCCGCAGACCTGCCCTTTATCTTCGAGCGATTCTATAAGGCGGACAAGGCGCGGGTGCGGGGCGAGTCCGTAGGCACAGGCCTTGGACTTGCCATCGTCAAGAATATCGTGGAATCCCATGGCGGCCATATTTCCGCTGCCAGCCGTCTCGGTGAAGGCACCTGTTTCACGATGCGCCTGCCTGTCGAAAAACCATAA
- a CDS encoding response regulator transcription factor: MAEHLNRILVVDDEERIRRLLKMYLEKEGYEIDEAEDGEIALRKATAADYGLILLDVMLPGIDGIEVLTRLRDVKSTPVLMLTAKGEEINRVQGFEMGADDYVVKPFSPREVIYRVKAIMRRSSATAFLSKETNSSNNIVFPHLIIEHDAHRVTAGGQEVSLTPKEYELLHYLAVSPDKVFSREELLKDVWNYEFFGDLRTVDTHVKRLREKLNKVSPESAAMITTVWGVGYKLEVPK, encoded by the coding sequence ATGGCAGAACATCTGAATAGAATTCTGGTTGTGGACGATGAAGAGCGTATCCGCCGTCTGCTGAAAATGTATCTGGAGAAGGAAGGCTATGAGATTGACGAAGCGGAAGACGGAGAAATTGCGCTGAGAAAAGCGACAGCCGCGGACTACGGATTGATTCTGCTAGATGTGATGCTCCCGGGAATAGACGGAATCGAGGTTCTCACCCGGCTGCGCGATGTGAAATCGACGCCGGTCTTGATGCTCACAGCCAAGGGCGAGGAAATCAACCGCGTTCAGGGCTTCGAAATGGGCGCCGACGACTATGTTGTCAAACCGTTCAGTCCTCGCGAGGTCATTTACCGGGTAAAAGCGATTATGCGACGATCCTCGGCAACCGCCTTTCTATCCAAAGAAACGAATTCGAGCAACAATATCGTATTTCCCCATCTCATTATCGAGCATGACGCGCATCGCGTGACAGCGGGCGGGCAGGAAGTGAGCCTTACCCCGAAGGAATATGAGCTGCTGCACTATTTGGCCGTCTCTCCGGACAAGGTGTTCTCCCGCGAGGAACTGCTGAAGGATGTATGGAATTATGAGTTCTTCGGCGATCTCCGTACGGTGGATACTCATGTCAAACGATTGCGCGAGAAGCTGAACAAGGTGTCGCCGGAGTCAGCTGCGATGATCACGACGGTCTGGGGCGTCGGATACAAGCTTGAGGTCCCGAAGTAA
- a CDS encoding redoxin domain-containing protein — MSIGRKQIQLIILALAVLLGSYAVGASIFGGNGKAEEGGCAPSFDLLGLDGRTHSLNEYKGKAVVLNFWGSWCTPCVKEMPVLQTQWNKWKNEDVVIVGINVAEDRATVRDFAKSAGAEFPILIDPDRTAVISYGISPLPTTIFINAKGRIDNIHIGQLDMGTLNAEIEKLVSS, encoded by the coding sequence TTGAGTATAGGAAGAAAGCAAATTCAACTTATCATCCTGGCTCTGGCAGTTCTCTTGGGAAGCTACGCCGTGGGCGCATCGATATTTGGCGGGAACGGAAAAGCGGAGGAAGGCGGATGCGCGCCGTCTTTTGATCTGCTTGGGCTTGATGGAAGAACGCATTCGCTGAACGAATACAAAGGCAAGGCGGTCGTGCTGAACTTCTGGGGCTCATGGTGCACACCTTGTGTGAAGGAGATGCCTGTCCTCCAGACACAGTGGAACAAATGGAAGAATGAAGACGTTGTCATTGTGGGTATCAATGTGGCCGAGGACAGGGCGACGGTGCGGGACTTTGCCAAGAGCGCGGGGGCAGAGTTTCCGATATTGATCGACCCGGACCGCACAGCAGTGATCAGCTATGGCATTTCTCCGCTGCCGACTACTATTTTTATTAACGCAAAAGGCCGGATCGACAATATTCATATCGGACAGCTGGACATGGGTACACTGAATGCCGAGATTGAAAAGCTGGTTTCTTCATGA
- a CDS encoding pseudouridine synthase produces the protein MERLQKILAQAGVASRRKCEELILAGKVEVNGEVVTALGTKADPANDVIKVSGKPISGENKIYIIFNKPKGVITSASDPKGRKIVTDYMKGIKERVYPIGRLDYDTEGLLLLTNDGEFANLLTHPKHHVPKTYLATVKGVPHGTSLDKLKEGVKLEDGMTAPAEVEYKDINEDGKESVISITIHEGRNRQVRRMFEAISHPVIRLKRISFGDLLLQNLKRGTYRHLTKEEIESLRQMAKAGLSKGNNTRKDT, from the coding sequence ATGGAAAGATTGCAGAAAATACTGGCACAGGCCGGAGTTGCGTCCAGACGCAAGTGCGAAGAGCTTATTCTGGCAGGCAAAGTAGAAGTGAACGGGGAGGTAGTGACCGCTCTTGGCACGAAGGCCGACCCGGCCAACGATGTGATCAAGGTATCGGGCAAACCGATCTCGGGCGAAAATAAAATCTACATTATCTTCAACAAGCCGAAGGGCGTCATCACGAGTGCTTCTGACCCGAAGGGGCGTAAGATCGTCACGGATTACATGAAGGGAATCAAAGAGCGGGTCTATCCGATCGGCCGCCTGGATTATGATACGGAGGGTTTGCTGCTGCTGACCAACGACGGCGAGTTCGCAAATCTGCTGACTCATCCGAAGCATCATGTGCCGAAGACTTATCTGGCGACCGTCAAGGGCGTACCGCACGGCACATCGCTGGACAAGCTCAAGGAAGGCGTCAAGCTGGAGGACGGCATGACCGCTCCGGCTGAAGTAGAGTACAAGGATATCAACGAAGATGGCAAGGAATCCGTTATCAGCATCACGATTCATGAAGGAAGAAACCGACAGGTGCGGCGCATGTTCGAGGCGATCTCCCATCCTGTGATCCGGCTGAAGCGGATATCGTTCGGCGATCTTCTGCTTCAGAATTTGAAGCGGGGGACATACCGGCATTTGACTAAGGAAGAAATTGAATCGCTGCGGCAAATGGCCAAGGCCGGTCTTTCCAAAGGCAACAACACACGCAAAGACACATAA
- a CDS encoding peptidoglycan recognition protein family protein, whose translation MPSYKGFVIHHSVCHSINGKGFDFWIGADGTIFAAPLLTDPENIHLCLEGDFGYASVPGATEAQTFAACRLILELSARYCISPPVVKPHDDSCPGFFFPWNELVLYPGDGYH comes from the coding sequence ATGCCGTCATACAAAGGGTTCGTCATTCATCACTCCGTCTGTCACTCCATTAACGGCAAGGGTTTCGATTTCTGGATCGGCGCGGATGGTACTATATTCGCGGCGCCGCTCTTGACTGATCCCGAGAATATCCATCTCTGTCTCGAGGGTGATTTCGGATACGCTTCTGTACCCGGAGCCACCGAAGCTCAGACTTTTGCGGCCTGCCGGCTCATTCTGGAGCTGTCCGCCAGGTATTGCATCTCACCGCCTGTTGTCAAGCCGCATGACGATTCCTGCCCGGGGTTCTTTTTTCCATGGAATGAACTTGTGCTTTACCCCGGCGATGGGTATCATTAG
- a CDS encoding spore maturation protein, which translates to MYELITLVSTWAIPVLIAFIPLYAYARKVPVYESFVDGAKEGFGTAVGIIPPLVGMMVAISVFRASGALDYLMSFLTPLMRQLGVPPEVLPLGLLRPLTGTGSLAYTTELIRVYGPDSMIGRIASTIQGSTDTTLYVLTVYFGAVGIRNGRYALKVGLFSDLVGFAAAVAVCLIVYG; encoded by the coding sequence GTGTACGAGCTGATTACCCTCGTGTCCACCTGGGCGATCCCGGTCCTGATCGCCTTTATTCCTCTTTATGCCTACGCCCGCAAGGTTCCCGTCTACGAATCATTCGTCGACGGTGCGAAGGAGGGCTTCGGCACAGCCGTCGGCATCATCCCCCCTCTGGTGGGGATGATGGTGGCAATCAGCGTCTTCCGGGCTTCCGGAGCGCTGGATTATTTGATGAGCTTCCTGACGCCGCTCATGCGCCAGCTCGGTGTCCCGCCGGAGGTGCTGCCGCTCGGGCTTCTGCGCCCGCTCACCGGAACCGGTTCGCTCGCTTACACTACAGAACTCATCCGGGTCTACGGCCCGGACTCAATGATCGGTCGCATCGCCTCCACGATTCAGGGAAGCACGGACACCACGCTGTACGTGCTGACCGTCTACTTCGGAGCAGTCGGCATCCGCAACGGGCGCTACGCCCTGAAGGTCGGGCTGTTCTCCGACCTTGTCGGCTTTGCAGCGGCGGTCGCAGTCTGCCTCATCGTGTACGGGTAG
- a CDS encoding nucleoside recognition domain-containing protein — MINAIWLGMILIGFIFAAVTGRMDDFTAAVFDGAKTGVTVSFGLISVLAFWLGMMRIAEDGGLLRLIAKALGPVVRFLFPDVPKGHPAIGYILSNMSANLLGLGNAATPMGIKAMQELQTLNPDKHTATPAMCTLLALNTASITLIPATLIAIRLNYGSTEPAGIVGTTLAATFVATLAAILADRLCRRLELLRRPPGTPPSLGLHDAGGPASQPGSHAALPPTSGAASRPTKTG; from the coding sequence GTGATTAACGCCATCTGGCTCGGCATGATTCTCATCGGCTTCATCTTCGCCGCAGTGACCGGGCGCATGGACGACTTCACGGCGGCGGTCTTCGACGGCGCCAAGACCGGTGTGACGGTCAGCTTCGGGTTGATCAGTGTACTCGCCTTCTGGCTTGGCATGATGCGAATAGCCGAGGATGGCGGTCTGCTGCGGCTGATTGCGAAGGCGCTCGGCCCGGTCGTCCGCTTCCTGTTCCCCGATGTGCCGAAGGGCCATCCGGCCATCGGGTACATCCTCTCCAACATGAGCGCCAATCTGCTCGGTCTCGGCAACGCCGCGACGCCGATGGGCATCAAGGCGATGCAGGAATTGCAGACGCTGAACCCTGACAAGCACACCGCCACGCCGGCGATGTGCACCCTGCTGGCGCTCAATACCGCCAGCATTACGCTCATTCCGGCGACGCTGATCGCGATCCGCCTGAATTACGGATCGACCGAGCCCGCCGGCATCGTCGGAACGACACTCGCGGCCACATTCGTCGCCACGCTCGCCGCAATCTTGGCCGACCGGCTGTGCCGTCGGCTCGAACTGCTGCGGAGGCCTCCCGGGACTCCGCCATCGCTGGGGCTGCATGACGCGGGCGGACCCGCATCGCAGCCGGGCAGCCACGCCGCTCTGCCGCCAACAAGCGGCGCCGCTTCGCGGCCGACCAAGACGGGATAG
- a CDS encoding D-alanyl-D-alanine carboxypeptidase family protein, with protein MKNIQLRMSLIWILCGLLLLVPFAGAHAEEVEVSTHAKAAALIDVESGRILYSNHGDEPMLIASLTKIMTAIVAIEYGDLSSKVTVGRNAYAKEGSSLFLKQGEQMTLENMLYGLMLRSGNDAATAIAEHVGGSEAGFVMLMNAKAEELGLNHTHFENPHGLDAKEHYSTANDLAVLTAYAMHNPVFKEIVKTQVKTADNPNDKWDYKWLNKNKMLRLYEGADGVKTGYTKKALRCLVSSATRNGQQLVAVTLNDGNDWNDHASLLNFGFNRFPLRTVVERGDRVEGYPLEASLQFSYPFGPGEEERIVKELVLNSKAASGSDLNFGLRGVLVLKLGGQEIGRVPMYEEGHLPKVSQSAAGRETAAVPHQAGTWLQAAGSALKALFDPFRGGGEARD; from the coding sequence ATGAAGAACATACAATTAAGGATGTCCCTTATTTGGATTCTGTGCGGACTGCTGCTGCTGGTGCCGTTCGCGGGCGCTCATGCGGAAGAGGTGGAGGTATCAACCCATGCCAAGGCAGCCGCGCTAATTGATGTGGAATCCGGACGGATTCTGTACAGCAATCATGGAGACGAGCCGATGCTGATCGCAAGTCTGACCAAGATTATGACGGCGATAGTAGCGATCGAATACGGGGATTTAAGCAGCAAGGTGACGGTCGGCCGGAACGCTTATGCCAAGGAAGGCTCGTCGCTGTTTCTGAAGCAGGGCGAGCAGATGACGCTGGAGAATATGCTGTACGGGCTGATGCTTCGCTCGGGCAACGACGCGGCGACAGCCATCGCCGAGCATGTGGGCGGATCGGAGGCCGGCTTTGTCATGTTGATGAATGCCAAGGCGGAGGAGCTTGGACTTAACCATACCCATTTCGAGAATCCGCATGGCCTCGATGCCAAGGAGCATTATTCCACTGCGAACGATCTCGCGGTACTGACGGCATATGCCATGCATAACCCGGTATTCAAGGAAATCGTGAAGACGCAGGTGAAGACGGCCGACAACCCCAATGACAAATGGGATTACAAGTGGCTTAACAAAAACAAAATGCTCCGGTTGTATGAAGGAGCTGACGGCGTCAAAACGGGCTATACGAAAAAAGCGCTGCGCTGCCTGGTAAGCTCCGCGACGCGGAACGGGCAGCAGCTTGTGGCGGTAACGCTGAACGATGGGAATGACTGGAACGACCACGCCTCGCTGCTGAATTTCGGGTTTAACCGATTTCCGCTGCGAACGGTCGTCGAACGCGGCGACCGGGTGGAGGGATATCCGCTGGAGGCAAGCCTTCAGTTCTCCTATCCGTTCGGGCCCGGTGAGGAAGAGCGGATTGTGAAGGAGCTGGTGTTGAATTCGAAAGCCGCAAGCGGCAGTGACCTGAACTTCGGCCTTCGCGGAGTGCTTGTTCTGAAGCTTGGCGGACAGGAGATTGGCAGGGTGCCGATGTATGAAGAAGGCCACCTGCCAAAGGTGAGCCAGTCGGCGGCAGGCCGTGAGACTGCGGCGGTTCCACATCAGGCGGGTACCTGGCTTCAGGCGGCGGGAAGCGCGCTTAAGGCGCTGTTCGACCCGTTCCGTGGAGGGGGTGAAGCCCGTGATTAA
- a CDS encoding copper amine oxidase N-terminal domain-containing protein, whose product MPGTLPWKMNARTVTLSTGSCSVQFRVGSKTAIVNGTSRELKSAPLLLSGKALVPLSFVAEAFGDSVHILFNKTGRVCHSGISCWTDPSLFACMRYFVTSNLVRGLMLNNGLTVWMTYNERRRLQSRASQG is encoded by the coding sequence TTGCCGGGAACCCTGCCCTGGAAAATGAATGCAAGAACGGTTACTCTTTCGACCGGAAGCTGCTCTGTTCAGTTCAGGGTCGGCAGCAAGACAGCCATCGTTAACGGGACAAGTCGCGAGCTTAAGTCTGCCCCGCTTCTCCTGAGCGGAAAGGCACTGGTGCCCTTATCGTTCGTTGCGGAAGCCTTCGGAGATTCGGTGCACATCCTTTTTAATAAAACAGGAAGGGTCTGCCACAGCGGCATCAGCTGTTGGACAGACCCTTCTCTTTTTGCATGCATGAGATACTTCGTCACTTCGAACCTTGTTCGAGGTTTAATGCTTAATAACGGGCTTACGGTCTGGATGACGTATAATGAACGTCGCCGGCTTCAGTCACGGGCGTCGCAGGGATAG
- the ytfJ gene encoding GerW family sporulation protein produces the protein MSEHPIQGLMQTAMENIKAMVDVNTIVGEPVETKDGSIILPISKVAFGFAAGGSDFHVEEDDKHAQGQNGGVKMLPFGGGSGGGVSIRPIAFLVVGREGVHIVPLDNQTHIFEKIIDATPGLIDKIQTMFQTNGINTGAVPGAAPYNPTIPATPVTEAGDVHYTSSRP, from the coding sequence ATGTCTGAGCATCCCATTCAGGGTCTGATGCAGACCGCGATGGAGAACATCAAGGCCATGGTGGACGTGAATACGATCGTCGGCGAACCGGTTGAAACGAAAGATGGCAGCATCATTCTGCCGATCAGCAAGGTCGCTTTCGGCTTTGCGGCCGGTGGCAGCGATTTCCATGTGGAAGAAGACGATAAGCATGCACAGGGGCAAAATGGCGGCGTGAAGATGCTTCCGTTCGGCGGCGGCAGCGGCGGCGGCGTCTCGATCCGTCCAATTGCTTTTCTGGTCGTTGGCCGGGAGGGTGTGCATATCGTGCCGCTGGACAACCAGACTCATATCTTTGAGAAGATTATCGATGCTACTCCGGGTCTCATCGACAAGATCCAGACCATGTTCCAGACAAACGGGATTAATACGGGGGCCGTGCCCGGAGCAGCGCCATATAACCCGACTATCCCTGCGACGCCCGTGACTGAAGCCGGCGACGTTCATTATACGTCATCCAGACCGTAA
- a CDS encoding DUF2953 domain-containing protein has product MKLWLLIIAVLLLAVIVLVLFSHIRFALKFQKRGPDERLEIQIIALYGLVKYHYTVPGFIFEGIRRGLHVKLEKTGVAPSVSADDKERNIDRKDVSEWMDFGKRALAATRGLKTWTAETLTHVKITKLDWSTDFSLGDAAGTATAAGALWALKWTLIGWISQIIRLKEKPRLFVVPRFVDQICYLTKVDCAGQFSAGYAVYAGFRLALRVIREDQGVRQWWELLKIARRGSWAKELKEQH; this is encoded by the coding sequence GTGAAGCTCTGGCTGCTCATTATCGCTGTACTGCTGCTGGCCGTCATCGTGCTGGTGCTCTTTTCGCATATTCGTTTTGCCCTGAAGTTCCAGAAGCGGGGACCCGATGAACGCCTTGAGATTCAGATTATCGCCCTGTACGGATTGGTGAAATACCATTATACCGTTCCAGGGTTCATATTCGAGGGGATTCGGCGCGGACTTCACGTGAAGCTGGAGAAGACCGGTGTTGCTCCTTCCGTCTCGGCAGATGATAAGGAGCGAAATATTGACAGGAAAGATGTCAGCGAATGGATGGATTTCGGGAAAAGGGCTCTTGCCGCGACACGCGGACTCAAAACATGGACTGCCGAAACCCTGACGCATGTGAAAATCACCAAGCTTGATTGGTCCACCGATTTCTCGCTCGGAGACGCAGCGGGAACGGCTACGGCTGCCGGTGCTTTGTGGGCCTTGAAATGGACGCTGATCGGCTGGATTTCGCAAATCATCCGACTGAAGGAAAAGCCGAGGCTCTTTGTAGTTCCGCGCTTCGTCGATCAAATTTGCTACCTGACCAAAGTGGACTGCGCCGGACAGTTCTCCGCCGGCTATGCCGTGTACGCGGGCTTTCGGCTTGCGCTTCGCGTGATCCGGGAGGATCAGGGGGTACGGCAATGGTGGGAGCTGCTTAAGATTGCCCGCAGGGGCAGCTGGGCCAAGGAGTTGAAAGAGCAGCATTAA